A stretch of the Cottoperca gobio chromosome 2, fCotGob3.1, whole genome shotgun sequence genome encodes the following:
- the LOC115020102 gene encoding male-specific lethal 3 homolog isoform X3 has product MHETRRTTFRQVIDVLIGTDEHGRRIPKYLIHFNGWNRSWDRWAAEDHVLRDTEENRKLQLKLARKALGRMKRKGWAKRRRRQSGTKSSLKTLPKEDDSDDACLISSSESSDGDDSDPESSNSGDSTFSEDINKMRVDPDITVKRECEEKIVHVDINIPDILKKKLEDDCFYINKRKKLVMVPCQTNVVHILESYVKHFAINKAFMANERYRRQQNATQNTSPQPIPPEKSEELCKEMVDGLRITFDFTLPMILLYPCEQAQFKKVSSSRLFLAVNESSPCSSNAQRERSPSPMGHNPPTPQSTDSQPALSDISATTPTAPTPTPKRRRHPDMDCISFQSQSLRRSTRNTSGGDRPAEGSSGGGGSATASPQLKRRLIDTSSQPKFFLNLDRKTPVHSGSSSPLPSTPSKERSGPFYGLESRRNNELNEVLSWKLTPDNYPLQDQPPPPSYLYGSQHLLRLFVKLPEILGKMQIPERNLRALVKHLELFLRFLAEFQEDFFPESAYVSASEAHYSMKQPKPIY; this is encoded by the exons GTCATTGATGTCTTGATTGGTACAGATGAACATGGAAGAAGAATCCCAAAGTACTTGATTCATTTCAACGGTTGGAACAGAAG CTGGGATCGTTGGGCTGCAGAGGATCATGTCCTAAGGGACACTGAGGAAAATCGTAAATTGCAACTTAAACTGGCTCGCAAAGCTCTAGGTCGCAT GAAGAGAAAGGGATGGGCGAAGAGGCGGCGTCGTCAGTCTGGTACTAAATCTTCTCTGAAGACTCTCCCTAAGGAGGACGACAGTGATGACGCAT GTTTGATTTCGTCTTCGGAGAGCAGTGACGGGGACGACTCCGACCCTGAATCTTCCAATAGCGGGGACAGCACCTTCTCTGAGGATATCAACAAAATG CGGGTTGATCCAGACATTACTGTTAAAAGGGAATGTGAAGAGAAGATAGTCCACGTGGATATCAACATCCCCGATATcctgaagaagaaactggaggaTGACTGCTTTTACATCAACAAGAGGAAGAAG CTCGTGATGGTTCCCTGTCAGACGAATGTCGTGCACATCCTCGAGTCCTACGTCAAGCACTTTGCCATCAACAAAGCCTTCATGGCCAATGAGAGGTACCGACGTCAGCAGAACGCCACACAGAACACCAGCCCACAGCCAATCCCTCCAGAGAAGAG TGAGGAGTTGTGTAAAGAGATGGTCGACGGGCTCAGGATCACCTTTGATTTCACTTTACCCATGATCCTTCTCTACCCCTGTGAACAAGCTCAGTTCAAAAAGGTCAGCTCCTCCAGGCTTTTCCTGGCCGTCAACGAAAGCTCCCCCTGCTCCAGCAA CGCCCAAAGAGAGCGCAGCCCTAGCCCGATGGGGCACAACCCACCCACCCCCCAGTCCACAGACAGCCAACCAGCACTGAGTGACATATCTGCCACTACGCCCACCGCCCCAACACCCACCCCGAAGCGCCGGCGTCACCCTGACATGGACTGTATCTCATTCCAGTCCCAGTCACTCAGACGCTCCACCAGGAACACATCTGGAGGTGACCGACCAGCTGAAGGAAGCAGTGGAG GTGGAGGCAGTGCCACAGCATCCCCGCAGCTCAAACGCCGTTTGATCGACACCTCATCGCAGCCCAAGTTCTTCCTCAACCTCGACAGAA AAACCCCGGTGCACAGTGGCTCATCTTCCCCGTTGCCCTCGACGCCGAGCAAAGAGCGAAGCGGGCCTTTCTATGGCCTTGAGAGCCGGAGAAACAATGAGCTTAATGAG GTCCTAAGTTGGAAGCTGACTCCCGATAACTACCCTCTGCAGGACCAGCCTCCCCCACCCTCCTACCTGTACGGCTCACAGCACCTCTTGCGTCTTTTCG TGAAGCTTCCTGAGATCCTGGGGAAAATGCAGATCCCTGAGAGGAATCTCCGAGCCTTAGTCAAGCATCTGGAACTCTTTCTCAG GTTTCTGGCAGAGTTCCAGGAGGATTTTTTCCCTGAGTCCGCATATGTGTCGGCATCAGAGGCCCACTACAGCATGAAACAACCGAAGCCGATTTATTGA
- the LOC115020102 gene encoding male-specific lethal 3 homolog isoform X2 has protein sequence MKRKGWAKRRRRQSGTKSSLKTLPKEDDSDDACLISSSESSDGDDSDPESSNSGDSTFSEDINKMRVDPDITVKRECEEKIVHVDINIPDILKKKLEDDCFYINKRKKLVMVPCQTNVVHILESYVKHFAINKAFMANERYRRQQNATQNTSPQPIPPEKSEELCKEMVDGLRITFDFTLPMILLYPCEQAQFKKVSSSRLFLAVNESSPCSSNAQRERSPSPMGHNPPTPQSTDSQPALSDISATTPTAPTPTPKRRRHPDMDCISFQSQSLRRSTRNTSGGDRPAEGSSGGGGSATASPQLKRRLIDTSSQPKFFLNLDRKTPVHSGSSSPLPSTPSKERSGPFYGLESRRNNELNEVLSWKLTPDNYPLQDQPPPPSYLYGSQHLLRLFVKLPEILGKMQIPERNLRALVKHLELFLRFLAEFQEDFFPESAYVSASEAHYSMKQPKPIY, from the exons AT GAAGAGAAAGGGATGGGCGAAGAGGCGGCGTCGTCAGTCTGGTACTAAATCTTCTCTGAAGACTCTCCCTAAGGAGGACGACAGTGATGACGCAT GTTTGATTTCGTCTTCGGAGAGCAGTGACGGGGACGACTCCGACCCTGAATCTTCCAATAGCGGGGACAGCACCTTCTCTGAGGATATCAACAAAATG CGGGTTGATCCAGACATTACTGTTAAAAGGGAATGTGAAGAGAAGATAGTCCACGTGGATATCAACATCCCCGATATcctgaagaagaaactggaggaTGACTGCTTTTACATCAACAAGAGGAAGAAG CTCGTGATGGTTCCCTGTCAGACGAATGTCGTGCACATCCTCGAGTCCTACGTCAAGCACTTTGCCATCAACAAAGCCTTCATGGCCAATGAGAGGTACCGACGTCAGCAGAACGCCACACAGAACACCAGCCCACAGCCAATCCCTCCAGAGAAGAG TGAGGAGTTGTGTAAAGAGATGGTCGACGGGCTCAGGATCACCTTTGATTTCACTTTACCCATGATCCTTCTCTACCCCTGTGAACAAGCTCAGTTCAAAAAGGTCAGCTCCTCCAGGCTTTTCCTGGCCGTCAACGAAAGCTCCCCCTGCTCCAGCAA CGCCCAAAGAGAGCGCAGCCCTAGCCCGATGGGGCACAACCCACCCACCCCCCAGTCCACAGACAGCCAACCAGCACTGAGTGACATATCTGCCACTACGCCCACCGCCCCAACACCCACCCCGAAGCGCCGGCGTCACCCTGACATGGACTGTATCTCATTCCAGTCCCAGTCACTCAGACGCTCCACCAGGAACACATCTGGAGGTGACCGACCAGCTGAAGGAAGCAGTGGAG GTGGAGGCAGTGCCACAGCATCCCCGCAGCTCAAACGCCGTTTGATCGACACCTCATCGCAGCCCAAGTTCTTCCTCAACCTCGACAGAA AAACCCCGGTGCACAGTGGCTCATCTTCCCCGTTGCCCTCGACGCCGAGCAAAGAGCGAAGCGGGCCTTTCTATGGCCTTGAGAGCCGGAGAAACAATGAGCTTAATGAG GTCCTAAGTTGGAAGCTGACTCCCGATAACTACCCTCTGCAGGACCAGCCTCCCCCACCCTCCTACCTGTACGGCTCACAGCACCTCTTGCGTCTTTTCG TGAAGCTTCCTGAGATCCTGGGGAAAATGCAGATCCCTGAGAGGAATCTCCGAGCCTTAGTCAAGCATCTGGAACTCTTTCTCAG GTTTCTGGCAGAGTTCCAGGAGGATTTTTTCCCTGAGTCCGCATATGTGTCGGCATCAGAGGCCCACTACAGCATGAAACAACCGAAGCCGATTTATTGA
- the LOC115020102 gene encoding male-specific lethal 3 homolog isoform X1 — MNSRGIKYPFHKGERLLCFEPDPSKAKVLYDAKVIDVLIGTDEHGRRIPKYLIHFNGWNRSWDRWAAEDHVLRDTEENRKLQLKLARKALGRMKRKGWAKRRRRQSGTKSSLKTLPKEDDSDDACLISSSESSDGDDSDPESSNSGDSTFSEDINKMRVDPDITVKRECEEKIVHVDINIPDILKKKLEDDCFYINKRKKLVMVPCQTNVVHILESYVKHFAINKAFMANERYRRQQNATQNTSPQPIPPEKSEELCKEMVDGLRITFDFTLPMILLYPCEQAQFKKVSSSRLFLAVNESSPCSSNAQRERSPSPMGHNPPTPQSTDSQPALSDISATTPTAPTPTPKRRRHPDMDCISFQSQSLRRSTRNTSGGDRPAEGSSGGGGSATASPQLKRRLIDTSSQPKFFLNLDRKTPVHSGSSSPLPSTPSKERSGPFYGLESRRNNELNEVLSWKLTPDNYPLQDQPPPPSYLYGSQHLLRLFVKLPEILGKMQIPERNLRALVKHLELFLRFLAEFQEDFFPESAYVSASEAHYSMKQPKPIY, encoded by the exons ATGAATTCGCGGGGAATTAAATATCCATTTCACAAAGGAGAAAGACTCCTGTGCTTTGAACCCGACCCCTCCAAGGCTAAAGTGTTATATGACGCTAAG GTCATTGATGTCTTGATTGGTACAGATGAACATGGAAGAAGAATCCCAAAGTACTTGATTCATTTCAACGGTTGGAACAGAAG CTGGGATCGTTGGGCTGCAGAGGATCATGTCCTAAGGGACACTGAGGAAAATCGTAAATTGCAACTTAAACTGGCTCGCAAAGCTCTAGGTCGCAT GAAGAGAAAGGGATGGGCGAAGAGGCGGCGTCGTCAGTCTGGTACTAAATCTTCTCTGAAGACTCTCCCTAAGGAGGACGACAGTGATGACGCAT GTTTGATTTCGTCTTCGGAGAGCAGTGACGGGGACGACTCCGACCCTGAATCTTCCAATAGCGGGGACAGCACCTTCTCTGAGGATATCAACAAAATG CGGGTTGATCCAGACATTACTGTTAAAAGGGAATGTGAAGAGAAGATAGTCCACGTGGATATCAACATCCCCGATATcctgaagaagaaactggaggaTGACTGCTTTTACATCAACAAGAGGAAGAAG CTCGTGATGGTTCCCTGTCAGACGAATGTCGTGCACATCCTCGAGTCCTACGTCAAGCACTTTGCCATCAACAAAGCCTTCATGGCCAATGAGAGGTACCGACGTCAGCAGAACGCCACACAGAACACCAGCCCACAGCCAATCCCTCCAGAGAAGAG TGAGGAGTTGTGTAAAGAGATGGTCGACGGGCTCAGGATCACCTTTGATTTCACTTTACCCATGATCCTTCTCTACCCCTGTGAACAAGCTCAGTTCAAAAAGGTCAGCTCCTCCAGGCTTTTCCTGGCCGTCAACGAAAGCTCCCCCTGCTCCAGCAA CGCCCAAAGAGAGCGCAGCCCTAGCCCGATGGGGCACAACCCACCCACCCCCCAGTCCACAGACAGCCAACCAGCACTGAGTGACATATCTGCCACTACGCCCACCGCCCCAACACCCACCCCGAAGCGCCGGCGTCACCCTGACATGGACTGTATCTCATTCCAGTCCCAGTCACTCAGACGCTCCACCAGGAACACATCTGGAGGTGACCGACCAGCTGAAGGAAGCAGTGGAG GTGGAGGCAGTGCCACAGCATCCCCGCAGCTCAAACGCCGTTTGATCGACACCTCATCGCAGCCCAAGTTCTTCCTCAACCTCGACAGAA AAACCCCGGTGCACAGTGGCTCATCTTCCCCGTTGCCCTCGACGCCGAGCAAAGAGCGAAGCGGGCCTTTCTATGGCCTTGAGAGCCGGAGAAACAATGAGCTTAATGAG GTCCTAAGTTGGAAGCTGACTCCCGATAACTACCCTCTGCAGGACCAGCCTCCCCCACCCTCCTACCTGTACGGCTCACAGCACCTCTTGCGTCTTTTCG TGAAGCTTCCTGAGATCCTGGGGAAAATGCAGATCCCTGAGAGGAATCTCCGAGCCTTAGTCAAGCATCTGGAACTCTTTCTCAG GTTTCTGGCAGAGTTCCAGGAGGATTTTTTCCCTGAGTCCGCATATGTGTCGGCATCAGAGGCCCACTACAGCATGAAACAACCGAAGCCGATTTATTGA